In the Candidatus Poribacteria bacterium genome, CGCCCTGGGTGACTCTGGGAACCGCAAGGCGGCTTCTCTCCTGCAGGAGGCGATCAAGGATGACGATTCCGTCATCCACTATAACGCTGCCAAATCGCTCTTCAAGATAACAGGGACCGCACCGGGATATCGTTTCGGAAGGTAAGAGGAGGCAAAATGTCCGATGATACCTACCGGGTTGGTATAATAGGCTGCGGCGGCGTGGCGCGGGCACATGCTAACGCCTACAGAAGACATCCCAAAACCCAGATGGTCGCCGCAGCGGATATCAACCCTGAAGCGGTTGACAATTTCGCTAGGGAGTTCGACATACCGGCCAGATATACCGATTATCGGGAGATGCTCGATTCGGAGCAGATCGATATACTCAGCGTCTGCACATGGCCGATGTCCCACGCCGAGATAACCGTGGCTGCCGCTGAGACAGGTGGTATCAAGGGGATACTCTGTGAAAAACCTATGGCCACAAACCTCGGCGAGGCGGATACCATGCTGGAGGCCTGTGACCGTAATGGGGTTAAGCTGGTGGTGGGCCATCAACGCCGCTTCGAACCCGTCAACGTCACCGCTAGAAAACTGATCTTGGAAGGCGCCATCGGCCAACCGACCCTCGCTTTCAGAAAGGCAATCGGCGGACTTCTCAACTGGGGAACCCACCTGATTGATACCATAAGATACCTGCTCGGCGATCCTGAGACATTATGGGTGCTGGGCCAGATCTCCCGCAAAACCGATCGATACGAGAGGAGGATGAGAATAGAGGATTTCTCCGCCGCTATCATCTGCTTCGAGGGCGGCACCCGAGGAGTCATAGAGGTCGATCTGCCAGGCCCCGGGATGCCAGCCGCTCTGATGTATGGGTCGGATGGGATGATAACATACCAGGATGGCAGAATATTCCTGACGAATAAGAAGGGAGTGACCGAGGTGCAGCCCCGAGGCGATGGGATGAACCAGCTTGAGGAACTGATAGCGTGGATCGAAGGCAGAGTTGAGGAGCATAGAGGTTCCGGCAGACAGGCGAGATATACCATGGAGATCATGATGGCCATATATGAGTCGGTCAGGATCAGGGATGTGGTCAGAATGCCTCTCCAGATCAAGGAATCGCCGCTTGAGATGATGCTCAGCGAAGGGATACTCAAGGTCGAAAGGCCCGGAAGATATGACATCCGGGTTCCATTTGAAAATCAAAAATAGCTCACTGGGCGTATTCCCAACGAGATATGGGGTAACCGATGTCATCCGAGTTATCCTTGAGGGTTATCGACTATATAAAAGATGACCTCCTGAGGTGGTTCCTTAAGCCTATTCCTGAGGTATCACCAGAGGATGTGTGGAGCTTCAGAAATAAGCTTCACGCCTTAC is a window encoding:
- a CDS encoding Gfo/Idh/MocA family oxidoreductase, with translation MSDDTYRVGIIGCGGVARAHANAYRRHPKTQMVAAADINPEAVDNFAREFDIPARYTDYREMLDSEQIDILSVCTWPMSHAEITVAAAETGGIKGILCEKPMATNLGEADTMLEACDRNGVKLVVGHQRRFEPVNVTARKLILEGAIGQPTLAFRKAIGGLLNWGTHLIDTIRYLLGDPETLWVLGQISRKTDRYERRMRIEDFSAAIICFEGGTRGVIEVDLPGPGMPAALMYGSDGMITYQDGRIFLTNKKGVTEVQPRGDGMNQLEELIAWIEGRVEEHRGSGRQARYTMEIMMAIYESVRIRDVVRMPLQIKESPLEMMLSEGILKVERPGRYDIRVPFENQK